One window of the Pelobates fuscus isolate aPelFus1 chromosome 12, aPelFus1.pri, whole genome shotgun sequence genome contains the following:
- the CDT1 gene encoding DNA replication factor Cdt1 yields the protein MAQARVTDYFSQTKRPAGHDAAKRRKALPGAAVVERVGTRTKKPRLEELLQPPRTPERAPERDSETPRCVGPSGKKRSRLDSEPETGHTERKSARKKLRLPQEGETTPCSPCSKVDLQCLTPPSLGKKIKDLVNVRISPNNGLTSKPDTPEAKAQSKESIVELKSRLQRIQELTQKVKLPPAPSEGKVTLADLKARLKRAQDLESKIREKKAEEKLEIPAPDLTERTTKESEKAPAYQRFHNLAQDIPPGLSLPYKYKVLGEMFRSMDTIVSMLFNRSETVTFSKVKQGVQDMMRKQFEEHNVGQIKTVYPNGYTFRQEKNIPTFKNGMKKTDFQLTMEPILEDGDKVDGCLQLTASRLLQRRCLFNRNLISIVKKHHKLFLETLDPPLLVPDDKLSRWHPRFKVDEVPEIEAAELPLPPQTEKLSTAQDVLSRARGVMTPKMEKALANLALRTTDTSSAETKTVPPVENKPNTTSSALKGVSQSLLERIRAKEAQKLQAVMTRRPQQEEKLLMMSRMPELARILRNVFVAEKKPALTVEVACNRVISSYHSSMSSGEMEKHLAFLSELLPDWLSIHPVRKDTYYKLNKHTDLNLIMERLAKAVKEEELK from the exons ATGGCTCAGGCTCGGGTCACGGATTACTTCTCTCAGACCAAGCGGCCGGCGGGGCACGATGCGGCCAAGCGGAGGAAGGCGCTGCCGGGGGCGGCGGTGGTGGAGCGGGTGGGGACCCGCACTAAGAAGCCCCGgctggaggagctgctgcagCCCCCGCGCACCCCGGAGAGAGCCCCCGAGAGAGACTCCGAGACCCCGCGATGTGTGGGGCCCAGCGGCAAGAAACGGAGCCGGCTGGACTCAGAGCCAGAAACCGGCCACACCGAGAGGAAATCAGCCAGGAAGAAACTGCGACTGCCCCAGGAGGGGGAGACAACG CCTTGCAGCCCATGTTCCAAAGTGGATTTGCAATGTTTAACTCCGCCATCCCtgggaaagaaaataaaagatttgGTCAATGTGAGGATTTCTCCAAACAATGGATTGACAAGTAAACCGGACACACCTGAAGCCAAG GCACAATCAAAGGAGAGTATTGTGGAATTAAAATCTCGCCTGCAGAGGATTCAGGAATTGACTCAAAAAGTTAAGCTTCCCCCTGCACCTTCAGAAGGAAAAGTTACACTCGCTGACCTTAAAGCTAGACTAAAGCGTGCTCAGGATCTCGAGTCAAAGATCAGGGAGAAGAAAGCAGAGGAGAAATTAGAGATTCCGGCCCCTGATCTGACAGAGCGGACTACAAAGGAAAG TGAAAAGGCTCCAGCATACCAGCGTTTCCATAACCTTGCCCAAGACATTCCTCCTGGTCTTTCTCTTCCTTACAAGTACAAAGTCCTGGGAGAGATGTTCCGCAGCATGGACACAATTGTGAGCATGCTTTTCAACCGTTCGGAGACTGTCACTTTCTCCAAAGTCAAGCAAGGTGTCCAAGACATGATGAGAAA GCAATTTGAGGAGCACAATGTGGGTCAAATAAAGACTGTGTACCCAAATGGATACACCTTCAGACAGGAGAAAAACATCCCGACGTTTAAGAATGGGATGAAAAAGACAGACTTTCAGCTTACTATGGAACCTATTCTTGAAGATG GGGATAAAGTGGATGGATGCCTCCAGCTCACAGCATCGCGCTTGCTACAACGCAGGTGTCTGTTTAACAGAAATCTGATTAGTATAGTCAAGAAGCATCACAAG TTGTTCCTGGAAACTTTGGATCCCCCACTGTTGGTGCCAGATGACAAGCTGTCCCGTTGGCATCCACGTTTTAAAGTTGATGAGGTGCCAGAGATCGAAGCAGCTGAACTTCCATTGCCTCCGCAGACAGAGAAACTTTCAACCGCTCAAGATGTGTTGTCTAGGGCACGAGGAGTGATGACACCAAAG ATGGAAAAGGCTTTGGCTAACCTGGCGTTGCGAACCACGGACACTAGTAGTGCAGAAACTAAAACTGTACCTCCAGTGGAGAATAAACCAAATACTACATCAAGTGCTCTCAAAGGAGTGTCCCAGTCCCTGCTTGAGAGG ATTCGGGCCAAAGAGGCGCAGAAGCTGCAAGCTGTGATGACTCGTCGTCCCCAGCAAGAAGAGAAACTCCTCATGATGTCCAGAATGCCAGAGCTGGCACGCATCCTGCGCAATGTGTTTGTGGCAGAAAAAAAGCCTGCGCTGACGGTTGAGGTAGCTTGCAACAGAGTTATATCCAGTTACCACTCATCAATGTCTTCAG GAGAAATGGAGAAACATCTTGCATTTTTATCAGAACTTCTTCCTGATTGGCTAAGCATTCATCCAGTACGAAAGGACACCTACTATAAACTAAATAAACATACAGACCTTAATCTAATCATGGAACGTCTGGCCAAGGccgtgaaagaagaagaattaaAGTGA